Proteins from a single region of Haloplanus sp. GDY1:
- a CDS encoding DUF5787 family protein: MTGYPGDAEFGFELVTCRWAERAWPPDREADAVPVVARQLGTRRRRWDTVVVEADPEGLAARAAFGADTLDADLLHVVRHAPAEWAWYRDALPHPGYPWRYVRAAVHRAADRGVVEKRRSGNRIEIRRIAPYPDWVRRIVAVENKPDLDASAARALADQVTHDVETALADEVWVATAATGETVEPVLLEDLPVEAGVLALDFEGACGDGDGRVPDAAVVWHPASLDPDADTSLSADEKADRRLELAERAYGSGWRSYVDTMRPDCRWFELRERSGAFVPWCVAKECHQTAAECSGSCPEFQPEPPAWRTRGWPIGGGPGKAIRRLLARRRRRRRRYGSD, translated from the coding sequence GTGACCGGCTACCCCGGCGACGCCGAGTTCGGCTTCGAACTCGTCACCTGTCGGTGGGCCGAACGCGCCTGGCCCCCCGACCGCGAGGCCGACGCCGTGCCGGTCGTCGCCCGCCAACTCGGCACCCGGCGGCGCCGCTGGGACACCGTCGTGGTCGAGGCCGACCCCGAGGGGCTCGCCGCCCGCGCCGCCTTCGGGGCGGACACGCTCGACGCCGACCTGCTCCACGTCGTCCGTCACGCCCCCGCGGAGTGGGCGTGGTACCGCGACGCCCTCCCCCACCCCGGCTACCCGTGGCGCTACGTGCGCGCGGCGGTCCACCGCGCCGCCGACCGGGGCGTCGTCGAGAAGCGGCGGTCGGGCAACCGGATCGAGATCAGACGGATCGCCCCCTACCCCGACTGGGTGCGCCGGATCGTCGCCGTCGAGAACAAGCCCGACCTGGACGCGAGCGCGGCGCGGGCGCTCGCCGACCAGGTGACACACGACGTGGAGACGGCCCTCGCCGACGAGGTGTGGGTCGCCACCGCCGCCACGGGCGAGACGGTCGAACCCGTCCTGCTGGAGGACCTGCCCGTCGAGGCGGGCGTGCTGGCTCTCGACTTCGAGGGAGCGTGCGGGGACGGGGACGGCCGCGTCCCCGACGCGGCGGTGGTGTGGCACCCCGCGTCGCTCGATCCGGACGCGGACACGTCCCTGTCGGCCGACGAGAAGGCCGACAGGCGGCTCGAACTCGCCGAGCGCGCCTACGGGTCCGGTTGGCGGTCCTACGTCGACACGATGCGCCCCGACTGTCGGTGGTTCGAACTCCGGGAGCGCTCGGGGGCGTTCGTCCCCTGGTGCGTGGCCAAGGAGTGCCACCAGACCGCCGCCGAGTGTTCGGGGTCGTGTCCGGAGTTCCAGCCCGAACCGCCGGCCTGGCGCACCCGCGGGTGGCCCATCGGGGGCGGCCCCGGGAAGGCGATTCGGCGGCTGCTGGCGCGGCGACGGCGGCGACGGCGGCGCTACGGTAGCGACTGA
- a CDS encoding Na+/H+ antiporter NhaC family protein has product MSDPDLPDGPPTDSRIEFYGGRAMSALPLAVFIVWAVVQSGLLGIGDTSGLVIGMLVGLIVGMLFVRGDWKTYADVIFDGMTQRVAATAVVAWLWAGMFADTIQAGGFVDGLVWASSAANVGSALFPALTFIFAALLATGIGTGYGTAVAFTSLVYPAGILLGADPVLMFGAILSGAVFGDNLAPVSDTTIVSAVTQDADIGGVVASRFKYAVVAAVLALASYVVAGSAMAGEPLDVGATAGAGTGPLGLVHLLAIAVVIGTAIQGRHIIEAISWGLIVSVVLNLLLGLAPASAMLVFRSSAESGVAATLDGLPVVGAVIEVSPDASAAVGGSLYTGALGFFPLIVLVLLIVGAAQVMRAGGGFAAIEEWLLENVATTVRRAEGTMVIGTAIVNATITINTAAEIAIAPFIRTLGQRFNINGYRRANILDANTSALGYIFPWGGGVLAGYAAMTQLPQQFDWFTEAMLANPAAVWPYVFHGWFLVAVFLVAAGTGYGLEYVPDRQSEEVARV; this is encoded by the coding sequence ATGAGCGACCCCGACCTCCCCGACGGTCCACCGACGGACTCGCGCATCGAGTTCTACGGCGGCCGGGCGATGAGCGCCCTCCCCCTCGCGGTCTTCATCGTCTGGGCCGTCGTCCAGAGCGGATTGCTCGGCATCGGCGACACCTCCGGCCTCGTCATCGGCATGCTCGTCGGCCTGATCGTCGGCATGCTGTTCGTGAGGGGCGACTGGAAGACCTACGCGGACGTCATCTTCGACGGGATGACCCAGCGCGTGGCCGCCACCGCGGTGGTGGCCTGGCTCTGGGCCGGCATGTTCGCCGACACCATCCAGGCCGGCGGCTTCGTCGACGGCCTCGTGTGGGCGTCGAGCGCCGCGAACGTCGGCTCGGCGCTGTTCCCGGCGCTCACGTTCATCTTCGCCGCCCTGCTGGCGACTGGCATCGGCACCGGCTACGGCACCGCCGTCGCCTTCACTAGCCTCGTCTACCCCGCGGGGATCCTGCTCGGGGCCGACCCCGTCCTCATGTTCGGCGCCATCCTCTCGGGCGCCGTCTTCGGCGACAACCTCGCACCCGTCTCCGACACCACCATCGTGAGCGCGGTGACCCAGGACGCCGACATCGGGGGCGTCGTCGCCTCGCGGTTCAAGTACGCCGTCGTGGCGGCCGTCCTCGCGCTCGCGAGCTACGTCGTCGCCGGGAGTGCGATGGCCGGCGAGCCCCTCGACGTGGGTGCGACGGCCGGCGCGGGGACCGGCCCCCTCGGCCTCGTCCACCTGCTCGCCATCGCCGTCGTCATCGGCACCGCGATACAGGGGCGTCACATCATCGAGGCCATCTCGTGGGGGCTGATCGTCTCCGTCGTCCTGAACCTCCTGCTCGGCCTCGCGCCCGCCTCCGCCATGCTCGTCTTCCGGTCGTCGGCCGAGTCGGGGGTCGCCGCGACGCTCGACGGCCTGCCCGTCGTCGGTGCGGTGATCGAGGTGTCGCCCGACGCCTCGGCGGCGGTGGGCGGCAGCCTCTACACCGGGGCGCTCGGCTTCTTCCCGCTGATCGTCCTCGTCCTCCTCATCGTCGGCGCCGCGCAGGTGATGCGGGCCGGCGGCGGCTTCGCCGCCATCGAGGAGTGGCTGCTGGAGAACGTCGCGACCACCGTCCGGCGCGCGGAGGGGACGATGGTCATCGGCACCGCCATCGTCAACGCCACCATCACGATCAACACGGCGGCGGAGATCGCCATCGCGCCCTTCATCCGCACGCTCGGCCAGCGGTTCAACATCAACGGCTACCGCCGGGCCAACATCCTCGACGCCAACACCTCCGCGCTGGGGTACATCTTCCCGTGGGGCGGCGGCGTGCTGGCGGGCTACGCGGCGATGACGCAGTTGCCCCAGCAGTTCGACTGGTTCACCGAGGCGATGCTCGCCAACCCCGCCGCGGTCTGGCCGTACGTCTTCCACGGCTGGTTCCTCGTCGCCGTCTTCCTCGTCGCGGCGGGGACCGGCTACGGACTCGAGTACGTCCCCGACCGCCAGAGCGAGGAGGTGGCCCGCGTATGA
- a CDS encoding phosphomannomutase — protein MDLFGTAGIRGSVETDVTPELAVAVGRAVGRDAVDGTAATAEDPEVVIGRDGRTTGAGLAAAVEAGVLSGGASVRRIGVVPTPTLAFASRGRRGVMLTASHNPPGDNGIKAFVDGVEYDGDAERGVERRVEAGEGPVAWDAWGERREASPLPAYREAVVDYARGFGASLDGLRVAVDCGNGVAALATPTVLRELGASVVTLHANVDGHFPGRGSKPTPDSLAGLRRFVADGDAELGIGHDGDADRIVVVDGEGEVVHEDTVLAVVAERYVRASDATDPVVVTTPNASARIDERVAAAGGRTERIALGALHEGIARVRAAGGTVAFAAEPWKHVHPDFGGWIDGVVSAAVIARLVAAAGLPALREPVTERPYRKVSVPCPDGAKAAAMERLGTALPEAFPEASVDTAHGVRLERPDGSWLLVRPSGTEPYVRLYAESDAVDELVAEARAVVEAAVEAAS, from the coding sequence ATGGACCTGTTCGGGACGGCGGGCATCCGCGGCAGCGTGGAGACGGACGTGACGCCGGAACTCGCGGTGGCGGTCGGGCGGGCGGTCGGCCGCGACGCGGTCGACGGGACGGCGGCGACGGCGGAGGACCCCGAAGTGGTGATCGGTCGCGACGGCCGGACGACCGGCGCGGGCCTCGCCGCCGCCGTCGAGGCGGGCGTCCTCTCGGGCGGCGCCTCGGTTCGACGGATCGGCGTCGTCCCCACCCCGACGCTCGCCTTCGCCTCGCGGGGGCGGCGCGGCGTGATGCTCACCGCGTCGCACAACCCGCCCGGCGACAACGGCATCAAGGCCTTCGTCGACGGCGTGGAGTACGACGGCGACGCCGAGCGGGGGGTGGAACGGCGGGTCGAGGCCGGCGAAGGGCCGGTCGCGTGGGACGCGTGGGGCGAGCGCCGGGAGGCGTCCCCGCTCCCCGCCTACCGCGAAGCGGTCGTCGACTACGCCCGCGGGTTCGGCGCCTCCCTAGACGGCCTGCGGGTCGCCGTCGACTGTGGCAACGGCGTGGCCGCCCTCGCCACGCCGACGGTCCTCCGCGAACTCGGCGCGAGCGTCGTCACCCTGCACGCGAACGTCGACGGCCACTTCCCGGGCCGGGGGAGCAAGCCGACGCCCGACTCCCTCGCCGGCCTCCGGCGGTTCGTCGCCGACGGCGACGCGGAACTGGGGATCGGTCACGACGGCGACGCCGACCGGATCGTCGTCGTCGACGGCGAGGGGGAGGTGGTCCACGAGGACACGGTGCTTGCCGTCGTCGCCGAGCGCTACGTCCGGGCGAGCGACGCGACCGATCCGGTCGTCGTGACGACGCCCAACGCCTCCGCCCGGATCGACGAACGGGTCGCCGCGGCCGGCGGGCGGACCGAACGCATCGCCCTCGGCGCCCTCCACGAGGGGATCGCTCGCGTGCGGGCGGCGGGCGGAACGGTCGCCTTCGCGGCCGAACCGTGGAAGCACGTCCACCCCGACTTCGGCGGGTGGATCGACGGCGTGGTCAGCGCCGCCGTGATCGCTCGCCTCGTCGCCGCGGCGGGGCTCCCCGCGCTTCGGGAGCCGGTGACGGAACGCCCCTACCGGAAGGTGAGCGTCCCCTGCCCCGACGGGGCGAAGGCCGCGGCGATGGAGCGCCTGGGAACGGCGCTCCCGGAGGCGTTCCCCGAGGCGAGCGTCGACACCGCCCACGGGGTCCGCCTCGAACGACCCGACGGCTCGTGGCTGCTGGTCAGGCCGAGCGGCACCGAACCGTACGTCCGCCTCTACGCCGAGAGCGACGCGGTCGACGAACTCGTCGCCGAGGCACGCGCGGTCGTCGAGGCGGCGGTCGAGGCGGCGTCGTGA
- a CDS encoding uS10/mL48 family ribosomal protein, whose protein sequence is MAFVTKLSFQSGDREVLESLVTDLKEMVERKGAQCKGPHSSPPERLTVPQYRTLGPGEQFDPWEYTSYSRRLEIHGSDEVARRVGHMDFPESVHVEIEVDRKKPLGHRTE, encoded by the coding sequence ATGGCCTTCGTCACCAAACTCAGCTTTCAGAGCGGCGACCGGGAGGTCCTGGAGTCGCTCGTCACGGATCTGAAGGAGATGGTCGAACGCAAGGGCGCCCAGTGCAAGGGCCCCCACTCGTCGCCGCCGGAACGGCTCACGGTCCCGCAGTATCGCACCCTCGGACCCGGCGAGCAGTTCGACCCCTGGGAGTACACCAGTTACTCCCGGCGGCTGGAGATCCACGGCAGCGACGAGGTGGCCCGACGGGTGGGGCACATGGACTTCCCCGAGAGCGTCCACGTCGAGATCGAAGTCGACCGCAAGAAGCCGCTGGGCCACCGAACCGAGTAG
- a CDS encoding DUF7513 family protein, translating to MNVGKFFEGWTFRTNRPTYAAGDELTAFVTGYADGVAQVRVGDTIITLPDADRGLTDTLVRLRVTAFDDAESTGTGELLGVVDAET from the coding sequence ATGAACGTCGGCAAGTTCTTCGAGGGCTGGACGTTCCGGACCAACCGGCCGACGTACGCGGCGGGGGACGAACTCACCGCGTTCGTCACCGGCTACGCCGACGGCGTCGCGCAGGTGCGGGTCGGCGACACGATCATCACCCTCCCCGACGCGGATCGGGGGCTGACCGATACGCTCGTCCGACTGCGGGTGACGGCGTTCGACGACGCCGAGTCGACGGGAACGGGCGAGTTGCTGGGCGTCGTCGACGCGGAGACGTAA
- a CDS encoding flippase activity-associated protein Agl23 — MSAAAPPDGWRARVDRVALAVLALTVVALVARLVGLDARSFHWDEARVGYWSLRFLDSGRFAYRPVAGGPFLYVVDRFVFSLVGATDATARAAVAVIGGLSPLVALLYRSRLDDAETVAVAALLAASPVLLYYGRFLRGDVPLAVFGLVVVGCAVRLLDGGSPRYRYLGAAALGLAVASSGFVVGYLGCWLAAAALTLDHHRLVGEGASARRALERAVDRLRGSTRSAFGALGVLLAVHLFFYAPRAGGAIRPSVATVEAAFLGSVRRFYRVRVVGRRQGGEHELLPYLSAHAETLLAASGVVVALALVGFLADRYGRGPSRPVVAFHAYWAGASLLVFPVVTEESGAWLAVHTVAPLLVPAAVAVGMLVRYGSRALDRSDATGVAVAALIGVAVVGQLGVAVAGTAYGPTSAANPLVHDAQPADDLDPFVADVSAAIEGNEGTDVLFYGSTFVPPGETDFDRPPVGDTWGNRLPLSWYLERLDAETDGVRGVDELADVERPPPVVIADADQRSTVASHLDGYETSTYRLSLWNRDVVVFVR; from the coding sequence ATGTCAGCGGCCGCGCCGCCGGACGGCTGGAGGGCACGGGTCGACCGCGTCGCCCTCGCCGTCCTCGCCCTCACCGTCGTCGCCCTGGTCGCCCGTCTCGTCGGCCTCGACGCCCGCTCGTTCCACTGGGACGAGGCCCGCGTCGGCTACTGGAGCCTCCGATTTCTCGACTCCGGACGCTTCGCGTACCGCCCGGTGGCGGGCGGTCCCTTCCTCTACGTCGTCGACCGATTCGTCTTCTCGCTCGTCGGGGCGACGGACGCCACCGCCCGCGCCGCCGTCGCGGTGATCGGCGGGCTCTCGCCCCTCGTGGCCCTGCTCTACCGGTCGCGCCTCGACGACGCCGAGACGGTGGCCGTCGCCGCCCTGTTGGCCGCCAGCCCCGTGCTCCTCTACTACGGCCGCTTCCTCCGCGGCGACGTCCCTCTCGCCGTCTTCGGCCTCGTCGTCGTCGGGTGTGCGGTCCGGCTGCTGGACGGGGGAAGCCCGCGCTACCGGTACCTCGGCGCCGCCGCCCTCGGCCTCGCGGTGGCGTCGTCGGGGTTCGTCGTCGGCTACCTCGGCTGCTGGCTGGCCGCGGCGGCGCTCACCCTGGACCACCACCGCCTCGTCGGCGAGGGGGCCTCCGCCCGCCGGGCGCTCGAACGGGCCGTCGACCGCCTCCGCGGGTCGACCCGTTCCGCGTTCGGCGCGCTCGGCGTCCTGCTGGCGGTCCACCTGTTCTTCTACGCGCCCCGTGCGGGCGGGGCGATCCGCCCCTCGGTCGCGACGGTGGAAGCGGCCTTCCTCGGATCGGTTCGGAGGTTCTATCGCGTGCGCGTGGTCGGCCGGCGGCAGGGCGGCGAACACGAACTCCTCCCGTATCTGAGCGCCCACGCGGAGACGCTGCTCGCGGCCTCGGGCGTCGTCGTCGCGCTCGCGCTCGTGGGCTTTCTCGCCGACCGCTACGGCCGCGGGCCGTCCCGCCCCGTCGTCGCCTTCCACGCCTACTGGGCGGGCGCGTCGCTGCTCGTCTTTCCCGTCGTCACCGAGGAGAGCGGGGCGTGGCTGGCCGTCCACACCGTCGCCCCGCTGCTCGTCCCCGCGGCGGTGGCCGTCGGCATGCTCGTCCGGTACGGCTCGCGCGCGCTCGACCGCTCGGACGCGACGGGCGTCGCCGTCGCCGCACTGATCGGCGTCGCCGTCGTGGGACAACTCGGCGTCGCCGTCGCGGGCACCGCCTACGGGCCGACGAGTGCGGCGAACCCGCTCGTCCACGACGCCCAGCCGGCGGACGACCTCGACCCCTTCGTCGCCGACGTGTCGGCCGCCATCGAGGGCAACGAGGGGACCGACGTGCTGTTCTACGGCTCGACGTTCGTCCCCCCGGGCGAGACGGACTTCGACCGGCCGCCGGTGGGCGACACGTGGGGGAATCGCCTCCCGCTGTCGTGGTATCTCGAACGGCTGGATGCGGAGACCGACGGCGTCCGCGGCGTGGACGAACTGGCGGACGTCGAGCGGCCGCCGCCGGTCGTGATCGCCGACGCTGACCAGCGCTCGACGGTCGCGTCACACCTCGACGGCTACGAAACGAGCACGTATCGCCTGTCGCTCTGGAACCGAGACGTCGTCGTGTTCGTCCGCTAG
- a CDS encoding amidohydrolase — MSVDGPEYESLLDLRRDLHRHPEPGWREFYTTARLVDELETRPLDELHVGPEVLAEERRGVPDDAELDEWAERAVDAGARADVVDRLAGGYTGLVAVLRRGEGPTVGLRVDIDALPITEADEAPHRPAVEGFRSENEGFMHACGHDAHATIGVGVLDAVAASDFEGTLKVFFQPSEETIAGGEPMAKGGHLDDVDYLLALHVGLDHPTGEVVAGVDGFLAVSHFRAEFAGASAHAGGHPERGRNAVQAMAAAVQNLYGIPRHHDGATRVNAGLVGGGTASNIVPESAFVEGEVRGETTELMEYMDDHAARVLRAAAEMHDCEVEIHDEGRAPGGESDDELAAVVGAVAAETAGVESVLDSDQLGGSEDATYLMRHVQERGGLAAYVGVGTDHPGGHHTPTFDVDEETIRIGVDVLSEAIERIGAERPGSA, encoded by the coding sequence ATGAGCGTAGACGGCCCCGAGTACGAGTCGCTACTGGACCTGCGCCGTGACCTCCACCGACACCCCGAACCGGGCTGGCGCGAGTTCTACACCACGGCCCGCCTCGTCGACGAACTGGAGACCCGACCGCTCGACGAACTCCACGTCGGCCCGGAAGTCCTCGCCGAGGAGCGCCGCGGCGTGCCGGACGACGCCGAACTCGACGAGTGGGCCGAGCGGGCCGTCGACGCCGGCGCCCGCGCCGACGTCGTGGATCGGCTGGCGGGCGGCTACACCGGCCTCGTGGCGGTCCTCCGGCGGGGCGAGGGGCCGACCGTCGGCCTCCGGGTCGACATCGACGCCCTCCCGATCACGGAGGCCGACGAGGCGCCCCACCGCCCCGCGGTCGAGGGCTTCCGCTCCGAGAACGAGGGGTTCATGCACGCCTGCGGGCACGACGCCCACGCGACGATCGGGGTGGGCGTCCTCGACGCCGTCGCCGCGAGCGACTTCGAGGGGACGCTCAAGGTGTTCTTCCAGCCGAGCGAGGAGACCATCGCCGGCGGCGAGCCGATGGCGAAGGGCGGCCACCTCGACGACGTGGACTACCTGCTCGCGCTCCACGTGGGGCTCGATCACCCCACCGGCGAGGTGGTCGCGGGCGTCGACGGCTTCCTCGCGGTGAGTCACTTCCGCGCCGAGTTCGCGGGCGCCTCGGCCCACGCCGGCGGCCACCCCGAGCGCGGGCGCAACGCCGTCCAGGCGATGGCGGCGGCGGTGCAGAACCTCTACGGCATCCCGCGACACCACGACGGCGCCACGCGCGTCAACGCCGGCCTCGTCGGCGGCGGCACCGCCTCGAACATCGTCCCCGAATCGGCGTTCGTCGAGGGCGAGGTGCGCGGCGAGACGACCGAGTTGATGGAGTACATGGACGACCACGCGGCCCGCGTGCTCCGCGCGGCCGCGGAGATGCACGACTGCGAGGTGGAGATCCACGACGAGGGTCGGGCACCGGGCGGCGAGAGCGACGACGAACTCGCCGCCGTCGTCGGCGCCGTCGCCGCCGAGACGGCCGGCGTCGAGTCGGTTCTCGACAGCGACCAGTTGGGGGGCAGCGAGGACGCCACCTACCTGATGCGACACGTCCAGGAGCGGGGCGGCCTCGCCGCCTACGTCGGCGTCGGCACCGACCACCCGGGCGGCCACCACACGCCCACCTTCGACGTGGACGAGGAGACGATCCGAATCGGGGTCGACGTGCTGTCGGAGGCCATCGAGCGGATCGGGGCCGAGCGACCCGGGTCGGCGTGA
- a CDS encoding geranylgeranyl reductase family protein, producing the protein MTTHECDVVVVGAGTAGCYAAASLARDGLDVVVVERKDEAEAGHIACGDALKGADAFPDAIPKSRIEASFTNTGVDHGRFELPEHDTVLDIPVPGELAVIDRHEYGRRIIDGAESAGADFHYDTVVQDVRQDGGRITGVRAVRQGDPVTYEAAVTVDAAGALSILQDKADLADATFDTNVSYSQFCSAYREIVEVPEAVEWDDALVFKPTQRAAGYLWYFPRTSTTINAGLGFQMNEEPMKLVQDLRADLQDRPEFAGAEVRDKLGAALPTRRPYDSAVAPGFVAVGDAAGHVNPTTGGGIAGAAYAGTYAAEAIVDALDDPTEAALWEYNERVMDHFGGRYAGLDVYNVLSTAVDVDDLMGLLAALPGEKLAEALYSGSTSMGLGLKLKSAIRSFGYWGTILNFYRTKKLAEELMDRYDSYPSDPAGLDAWQAERDDLMDRVYETTGADPKY; encoded by the coding sequence ATGACCACCCACGAGTGCGACGTCGTCGTCGTCGGGGCGGGGACGGCCGGCTGTTACGCCGCGGCCAGCCTCGCCCGCGACGGCCTCGACGTCGTCGTCGTCGAGCGGAAGGACGAGGCGGAGGCGGGGCACATCGCCTGCGGCGACGCCCTGAAGGGCGCCGACGCCTTCCCGGACGCCATCCCGAAGTCGCGGATCGAGGCCTCCTTCACCAACACGGGCGTCGATCACGGCCGGTTCGAACTCCCGGAGCACGACACGGTCCTCGATATCCCGGTCCCGGGCGAACTGGCCGTCATCGACCGCCACGAGTACGGCCGGCGGATCATCGACGGCGCCGAGAGCGCCGGCGCCGACTTCCACTACGACACCGTCGTGCAGGACGTCCGTCAGGACGGCGGTCGGATCACCGGCGTCCGCGCCGTCCGGCAGGGCGATCCCGTCACCTACGAGGCGGCGGTCACCGTCGACGCCGCCGGCGCCCTCTCGATCCTGCAGGACAAGGCCGACCTGGCGGACGCCACCTTCGACACCAACGTCTCCTACTCGCAGTTCTGCTCGGCCTACCGCGAGATCGTCGAGGTGCCCGAGGCGGTCGAGTGGGACGACGCCCTCGTGTTCAAGCCCACCCAGCGTGCGGCGGGCTACCTCTGGTACTTCCCGCGGACGAGCACGACGATCAACGCCGGCCTGGGCTTCCAGATGAACGAGGAACCCATGAAACTGGTCCAGGACCTCCGGGCGGACCTGCAGGACCGCCCCGAGTTCGCGGGCGCCGAGGTGCGGGACAAACTCGGCGCTGCGCTGCCCACCCGGCGCCCCTACGACTCGGCGGTCGCGCCGGGGTTCGTCGCCGTCGGCGACGCCGCCGGCCACGTCAACCCGACGACCGGCGGGGGCATCGCGGGCGCCGCCTACGCCGGCACCTACGCCGCCGAGGCCATCGTCGACGCCCTCGACGACCCCACCGAGGCGGCGCTCTGGGAGTACAACGAGCGCGTCATGGATCACTTCGGCGGGCGGTACGCCGGCCTCGACGTGTACAACGTGCTCTCGACGGCCGTGGACGTGGACGACCTGATGGGCCTGCTGGCGGCGCTCCCGGGCGAGAAACTCGCCGAGGCGCTGTACTCGGGGTCGACCTCCATGGGTCTCGGCCTCAAGCTCAAAAGCGCGATCAGGAGCTTCGGCTACTGGGGCACGATCCTGAACTTCTACCGGACGAAGAAGCTCGCCGAGGAGTTGATGGACCGGTACGACTCCTACCCGTCGGACCCCGCCGGCCTCGACGCCTGGCAGGCCGAGCGCGACGACCTGATGGACCGGGTGTACGAGACGACGGGCGCGGACCCGAAGTACTAG
- a CDS encoding bis(5'-nucleosyl)-tetraphosphatase, with amino-acid sequence MTVEATSAGAILFRDTRGHREYLLLKSRPGDWEFPKGGVEGDEELQQTAIREVTEEAGIEDFRLIDGFREEYDYVFEAGGNTIHKTVHLFIARSFEASAELSNEHRDLQWRDYEQAINTITQDGPREILEQAHDYLDELAAEAEAEEGERTYLG; translated from the coding sequence ATGACGGTCGAAGCGACCAGTGCTGGAGCCATCCTCTTCCGCGACACCCGTGGCCACCGGGAGTACCTGCTCCTGAAGAGCCGACCGGGGGACTGGGAGTTCCCCAAAGGCGGGGTCGAGGGGGACGAGGAGCTTCAGCAGACTGCGATCAGAGAGGTCACCGAGGAGGCCGGGATCGAGGACTTCCGGCTCATCGACGGCTTCCGCGAGGAGTACGACTACGTGTTCGAGGCCGGCGGCAACACCATCCACAAGACGGTCCACCTGTTCATCGCCCGCTCGTTCGAGGCGAGCGCGGAGCTCTCGAACGAGCACCGCGACCTCCAGTGGCGGGACTACGAGCAGGCGATCAACACGATCACACAGGACGGCCCCCGCGAGATTCTCGAACAGGCCCACGACTATCTCGACGAACTCGCGGCCGAGGCCGAGGCCGAGGAGGGCGAGCGGACGTACCTCGGGTGA
- a CDS encoding transcription initiation factor IIB, whose amino-acid sequence MERPSRQRQRSQETEQEADESVDCPECGSDNIVTDADQGELVCDDCGLVIDERQIDRGPEWRAFNHSERQSKSRVGAPITETMHDRGLTTTIDWKDKDAYGRSLSSEKRSQMHRLRKWQERIRTKDAGERNLQFALSEIDRMASALGVPRSVREVASVIYRRALNEDLIRGRSIEGVATAALYAACRQEGIPRSLDEVAEVSRVPQKEIGRTYRYISQELGLELKPVDPKQFVPRFASALDLSEEVQAKATEIIDVSAEQGLLSGKSPTGFAAAAIYAASLLCNEKKTQREVADVAQVTEVTIRNRYQEQIEAMGFR is encoded by the coding sequence ATGGAACGTCCGAGCCGCCAACGTCAGCGGAGCCAAGAAACCGAACAGGAAGCGGACGAATCCGTTGACTGCCCCGAGTGTGGATCCGACAACATCGTCACGGACGCGGACCAGGGGGAACTCGTCTGTGACGACTGCGGGCTCGTCATCGACGAACGACAGATCGACCGCGGGCCGGAGTGGCGGGCGTTCAACCACTCGGAGCGACAGAGCAAGTCCCGGGTCGGCGCGCCGATCACCGAGACGATGCACGACCGCGGGCTGACGACGACCATCGACTGGAAGGACAAGGACGCCTACGGGCGGTCGCTCTCCTCCGAGAAGCGCTCGCAGATGCACCGCCTGCGCAAGTGGCAGGAGCGGATTCGGACGAAGGACGCGGGCGAGCGCAACCTCCAGTTCGCGCTCTCGGAGATCGACCGCATGGCCTCGGCGCTCGGCGTTCCGCGCTCGGTCCGGGAGGTCGCCTCGGTCATCTACCGGCGCGCGCTCAACGAGGACCTCATCCGCGGGCGCTCCATCGAGGGCGTCGCCACGGCCGCCCTCTACGCCGCCTGCCGACAGGAGGGCATCCCCCGATCGCTCGACGAGGTGGCCGAGGTGTCACGCGTTCCGCAGAAGGAGATCGGTCGGACCTACCGCTACATCTCCCAGGAACTCGGCCTGGAACTCAAGCCGGTCGACCCCAAGCAGTTCGTCCCCCGCTTTGCCTCCGCCCTCGACCTCTCCGAGGAGGTCCAGGCGAAGGCGACGGAGATCATCGACGTCTCGGCCGAACAGGGGCTGCTGTCGGGCAAGTCGCCCACCGGCTTCGCCGCGGCGGCCATCTACGCCGCCTCCCTGCTCTGCAACGAGAAGAAGACCCAGCGCGAGGTGGCCGACGTCGCCCAGGTGACCGAGGTCACCATCCGCAACCGGTATCAGGAACAGATCGAGGCGATGGGCTTCCGCTAG
- a CDS encoding DUF5797 family protein, translating into MTLSPEERDRLADIVRLQPTKNKELQERWGLDSGSEVHGYLEDHLSDYYYRNDDSYICATPEAAELTGVEPGMEGGEDGPQVIRVPELEAWVFEVVAGPDERSESVVSVLEKVRESFDADPEVDAVREALQSLRRKGVVEVVYRTVPTFKLAVARDDVDVEVV; encoded by the coding sequence ATGACGCTGTCCCCGGAGGAACGCGACCGACTGGCGGATATCGTCCGCCTCCAGCCGACGAAGAACAAGGAGTTACAGGAGCGCTGGGGACTCGACAGCGGCAGCGAGGTCCACGGCTACCTGGAGGACCACCTGAGCGACTACTACTACCGCAACGACGACAGTTACATCTGCGCGACCCCCGAGGCGGCCGAACTCACCGGCGTCGAACCCGGCATGGAGGGCGGCGAGGACGGCCCGCAGGTGATCCGCGTCCCGGAACTCGAAGCGTGGGTGTTCGAGGTGGTCGCCGGCCCCGACGAACGCTCCGAGAGCGTCGTGAGCGTCCTCGAGAAGGTCCGCGAGTCGTTCGACGCCGACCCCGAGGTGGACGCGGTTCGCGAGGCGCTCCAGAGCCTCCGGCGCAAGGGCGTCGTCGAGGTGGTGTACCGCACGGTGCCCACCTTCAAGCTCGCGGTGGCGCGCGACGACGTCGACGTGGAGGTCGTCTAG